One genomic region from Apodemus sylvaticus chromosome 1, mApoSyl1.1, whole genome shotgun sequence encodes:
- the Pinlyp gene encoding phospholipase A2 inhibitor and Ly6/PLAUR domain-containing protein, with protein MILSRRHRTFLLAFALLCTLLGLGYPLSCEVCKGTGHSCSGKMKTCEAGKDACVVLVGESSTKGRKSVNTFKACMKLKDCFSGFVSTTMSPNDYMVSNARCCQSDGCNSVSVLPPLNNRTENGLMCPSCIAPFQETCPGTEAARCVGQETHCIYFAGNVQAGIINTKFATRGCATESACHTKAGAEVPSASYLYFLHRADCLPASYPPGRGE; from the exons ATGATTCTTTCTAGAAGACACAGGACCTTCCTGCTGGCCTTCGCCCTGCTCTGTACCCTCCTGGGTCTCG GGTACCCTCTAAGTTGTGAGGTGTGCAAAGGCACGGGACACTCATGCAGCGGGAAGATGAAGACCTGTGAAGCCGGCAAAGATGCTTGCGTGGTCCTCGTGGGCGAGTCCAGCACAA AGGGACGAAAGTCAGTGAACACCTTCAAGGCCTGCATGAAGCTGAAAGACTGCTTCTCAGGCTTCGTATCGACCACCATGAGTCCCAATGACTACATGGTGTCCAATGCCCGCTGCTGTCAGAGCGACGGTTGCAACAGTGTCTCTGTGCTCC CTCCCCTGAACAATCGGACAGAGAACGGCCTGATGTGTCCGTCGTGCATCGCGCCCTTCCAGGAGACCTGTCCAGGAACCGAGGCAGCCCGCTGCGTGGGCCAGGAAACGCACTGCATCTATTTTGCTGGCAACGTGCAGGCTG GTATTATCAACACGAAATTTGCCACGAGGGGCTGTGCTACAGAGAGCGCCTGCCACaccaaggcaggagctgaggtcCCTTCAGCCTCCTATCTCTACTTCCTGCACCGGGCAGACTGCCTCCCAGCCTCTTACCCTCCTGGCAGGGGAGAGTGA
- the Irgq gene encoding immunity-related GTPase family Q protein — protein sequence MPLPQGDVTALFLGPPGSGKSALIAALCGKNVDTVEIPDGRPDSGVPSLRAAAPGLFLGELSCPPAAPGPWAAEANLLVLVLPGSEGSEQPLTPALGEAARAALARGTPLLAVRNLRPGESQNAAQARDETAALLDSAGLGATPLFVLPADCSSSDRCEELERLQVVLRTQAEALQRLLPPAQDGFEVLGAAELEAVREAFETGGLEAALSWVRAGLERLGSARLDLAVAGTANVGLVLDMLLGLDPGDPGAAPASAPTGPTPYPAPERPNVVLWTVPLGPTATSPAVTPHPTHYDALILVTPGAPTEENWAQVRSLVSPDAPLVGVRMDGQGEDPPEVLEEEKAQSASDGNSEDARSEGKKAGIGDSGCTASRSPEDELWEVLEEAPPPVFPLRPGGLPSLGTWLQRSLPTAQAGALLLALPPASPRAARRKAAALRAGAWRPALLASLAAAAAPVPGLGWACDVALLRGQLAEWRRALGLEPAAVARRERALGLAPGVLATRTRFPGPVTRAEVEARLGSWAGEGTAGGAALGALSFLWPAGGAAATGGLGYRAAHGVLLQALDEMLADAEAVLGPPEPKQ from the exons ATGCCTCTGCCTCAAGGTGACGTGACAGCCTTATTCTTGGGGCCTCCCGGCTCCGGAAAGTCTGCCCTGATCGCCGCGTTATGCGGTAAGAATGTAGACACAGTAGAGATTCCCGATGGACGGCCGGACTCTGGAGTCCCCAGCCTGAGAGCTGCGGCTCCGGGCCTCTTCCTGGGTGAGCTGAGTTGCCCACCCGCAGCTCCAGGGCCCTGGGCGGCGGAGGCCAACTTGCTGGTATTGGTGCTACCGGGATCTGAGGGGAGCGAGCAGCCCTTGACCCCAGCTCTGGGAGAGGCGGCGCGGGCCGCCCTGGCCAGAGGAACCCCGCTGCTGGCTGTACGGAATCTGCGCCCTGGAGAGTCCCAGAATGCAGCTCAGGCCCGGGATGAGACTGCGGCCTTGCTGGACAGTGCTGGCTTAGGAGCTACGCCTCTCTTCGTGCTGCCGGCGGATTGCAGCAGCAGTGACCGCTGCGAGGAGCTGGAGCGCCTGCAGGTGGTGCTGCGGACCCAGGCGGAGGCGCTGCAGAG gctcctgcctcctgcccaggATGGCTTCGAGGTGCTGGGCGCAGCAGAGCTGGAAGCTGTTCGTGAGGCCTTCGAGACCGGTGGCCTGGAGGCGGCGCTGTCGTGGGTGCGCGCTGGTTTGGAGCGCCTGGGCAGTGCACGGCTGGACTTGGCGGTGGCCGGCACCGCCAACGTAGGCCTTGTGCTGGACATGCTGCTGGGATTGGATCCTGGGGACCCAGGTGCTGCGCCTGCCTCGGCACCCACTGGGCCCACCCCTTATCCTGCTCCAGAGCGCCCCAACGTAGTGCTCTGGACCGTTCCCCTGGGCCCCACGGCCACATCCCCTGCCGTCACCCCTCACCCGACCCACTACGATGCCCTGATCCTCGTCACCCCTGGGGCTCCCACGGAGGAGAACTGGGCCCAGGTCCGCTCATTGGTATCCCCAGATGCTCCACTCGTCGGTGTGCGCATGGATGGCCAGGGCGAAGATCCGCCCGAGGTTCTGGAAGAAGAAAAGGCCCAGAGTGCAAGCGATGGGAACTCAGAGGATGCACGCAGCGAAGGAAAGAAAGCTGGCATCGGGGACTCGGGGTGCACTGCCTCTCGGAGCCCGGAGGATGAGCTGTGGGAGGTGCTGGAGGAGGCGCCTCCGCCCGTGTTCCCGCTGCGGCCCGGCGGTCTCCCGAGCCTGGGGACCTGGCTGCAGCGCTCACTGCCCACAGCTCAGGCCGGCGCGCTGCTGCTGGCGCTGCCACCCGCAAGTCCCCGGGCGGCGCGGAGGAAGGCGGCAGCGTTGCGGGCAGGGGCGTGGAGGCCAGCCCTGCTGGCTAGCCTGGCGGCGGCCGCAGCTCCGGTaccagggctgggctgggcttgcGATGTGGCGCTTCTCCGGGGACAGCTGGCCGAGTGGAGGCGCGCGCTAGGCCTCGAACCCGCTGCCGTGGCACGACGTGAGCGCGCCTTGGGCCTGGCTCCTGGAGTGCTGGCCACGCGCACGCGCTTCCCGGGCCCGGTGACACGAGCCGAGGTAGAGGCCAGGCTGGGGTCCTGGGCCGGTGAGGGCACGGCGGGAGGTGCCGCATTGGGCGCGCTCTCCTTCCTATGGCCCGCGGGTGGTGCTGCGGCAACTGGTGGGCTGGGTTACCGTGCCGCGCACGGTGTACTGCTGCAAGCCCTAGATGAGATGCTGGCTGATGCTGAGGCGGTGCTGGGACCCCCAGAGCCCAAGCAGTGA
- the Znf428 gene encoding zinc finger protein 428 isoform X2, with product MTETREPTETGGYASLEEEDEDLSPEPDSEEEEEEEEETTDDPEYDPGYKVKQRMGGGRGGPSRRAPRATQPAGPPAQPCQLCGRSALGEAPPGTPPCRLCCPATATQEAPAPESRALGEEEEERSCTGENQPVGRDGDEEEEEEEEEEGGTYHCTECEDSFDNLGELHGHFMLHARGEV from the exons ATGACAGAGACCCGTGAGCCCACTGAGACTGGAGGCTACGCCAGcttggaggaagaagatgaagaccTTTCCCCAG AGCCCgactctgaggaggaggaggaggaggaagaggagaccaCTGATGACCCCGAATATGACCCTGGCTATAAGGTGAAACAGCGcatgggtgggggcaggggcggCCCGTCCCGCCGAGCCCCCCGAGCGACCCAGCCTGCCGGCCCACCCGCACAGCCCTGCCAGCTCTGTGGCCGATCAGCACTGGGAGAGGCCCCACCGGGCACCCCGCCCTGCCGACTCTGCTGCCCTGCAACAGCAACCCAAGAAGCCCCAGCCCCTGAGAGCAGGGCtcttggggaggaagaggaggaacggTCTTGCACTGGGGAAAATCAGCCAGTAGGGCGGGAtggggatgaagaggaggaggaggaggaagaggaggaggggggcacCTACCACTGTACGGAGTGTGAGGACTCCTTTGACAACCTCGGGGAGCTGCATGGGCACTTCATGCTGCATGCCCGGGGCGAGGTGTAG
- the Znf428 gene encoding zinc finger protein 428 isoform X1 codes for MTETREPTETGGYASLEEEDEDLSPGPEHSSDSEYTLSEPDSEEEEEEEEETTDDPEYDPGYKVKQRMGGGRGGPSRRAPRATQPAGPPAQPCQLCGRSALGEAPPGTPPCRLCCPATATQEAPAPESRALGEEEEERSCTGENQPVGRDGDEEEEEEEEEEGGTYHCTECEDSFDNLGELHGHFMLHARGEV; via the exons ATGACAGAGACCCGTGAGCCCACTGAGACTGGAGGCTACGCCAGcttggaggaagaagatgaagaccTTTCCCCAG GCCCGGAGCATTCTTCTGACTCTGAATACACTCTTTCAGAGCCCgactctgaggaggaggaggaggaggaagaggagaccaCTGATGACCCCGAATATGACCCTGGCTATAAGGTGAAACAGCGcatgggtgggggcaggggcggCCCGTCCCGCCGAGCCCCCCGAGCGACCCAGCCTGCCGGCCCACCCGCACAGCCCTGCCAGCTCTGTGGCCGATCAGCACTGGGAGAGGCCCCACCGGGCACCCCGCCCTGCCGACTCTGCTGCCCTGCAACAGCAACCCAAGAAGCCCCAGCCCCTGAGAGCAGGGCtcttggggaggaagaggaggaacggTCTTGCACTGGGGAAAATCAGCCAGTAGGGCGGGAtggggatgaagaggaggaggaggaggaagaggaggaggggggcacCTACCACTGTACGGAGTGTGAGGACTCCTTTGACAACCTCGGGGAGCTGCATGGGCACTTCATGCTGCATGCCCGGGGCGAGGTGTAG
- the Srrm5 gene encoding serine/arginine repetitive matrix protein 5, whose translation MHSPSKRSSKRSMTPASTGPSKPTAAPGVPVAPTALASTGPSKPTPTPAPVAPTSPASLKITKAVVPTSSLAHPKSPNPLMSPSSSKSARAAGAKTAPSTRPSSRSQGRSKTRTSSQVSTATKARKASRGRKGGKTAAVGQYQQRDTHSRGRTPGKRGSQNSKGSPNRTSTPSRKRTHSAKPGVAKKARTPTSRRRDSRGKSYSRPRTSTHERKGSWLRDRHRTKSPKVRGAADTQRASSRLPAIPSRAKSHSPNRTVFKSFIKSPVVTRRARSYTQVTSPIREQTHTLTDLTHTSGTVKSYMQARSHSRTQSLSRSRTPSRTRSHSRSRTPRRSRSHSRKRAQSQERSHSSKRNRSRARSRTRRGTPTQMGQSQSSNHSQERSHSPRKPQRERSQVWSRTSSEEKSHSGSRSTKERDHSRSRATKKGHRKSRVSSSESGSSRSRSPSTDVAHSPSLTPIKKRARSRSRISNQENQNSHSRTHSHSRTSSKDREPTQDATPKSLHGEASPTRTKTSGPKKAGDKASGHSPTQLPKETQPKEASLVNTATSKATSPGERSSSSSSKLA comes from the exons ATGCACTCTCCATCAAAGAGATCCTCCAAACGCAGCATGACTCCGGCATCCACTGGGCCCTCAAAGCCCACCGCAGCGCCCGGGGTTCCCGTGgctcccacagctctggcatccaCTGGGCCCTCAAAGCCCACC cccaccccagctcCTGTGGCTCCCACATCTCCAGCTTCCTTGAAGATCACCAAAGCAGTCGTGCCCACCAGCTCTCTGGCGCATCCTAAGTCCCCTAACCCGCTAATGAGCCCCAGCAGTTCTAAGTCTGCCAGAGCAGCAGGTGCCAAGACAGCCCCTTCCACCCGGCCCAGCAGCAGGTCCCAAGGCCGGAGCAAGACCAGAACATCTAGTCAGGTGAGCACTGCTACCAAGGCCAGGAAGGCCAGCAGGGGCAGGAAGGGAGGCAAGACTGCAGCTGTGGGACAGTATcagcagagagacacacacagtcgGGGGCGAACGCCAGGCAAAAGGGGAAGTCAGAACTCCAAGGGATCCCCCAACAGGACCAGCACCCCTAGCAGGAAGAGAACCCATTCCGCCAAACCAGGTGTGGCCAAGAAGGCGAGGACCCCCACTTCCCGCCGCAGAGACAGTAGAGGCAAGAGTTATAGCCGACCGAGAACCAGCACCCATGAGAGGAAGGGCAGCTGGCTCAGAGACAGGCACAGGACAAAGAGCCCCAAGGTGCGCGGAGCCGCAGACACGCAGCGCGCCAGCTCTAGGCTTCCCGCAATCCCTAGCAGGGCCAAGAGCCACAGCCCAAATAGGACAGTCTTCAAGAGCTTTATCAAGTCTCCGGTGGTGACCAGGAGAGCCAGGAGCTACACCCAGGTGACTTCCCCCATCAGGGAACAGACTCACACCCTGACTGATCTGACGCACACGTCAGGCACGGTCAAGAGCTACATGCAGGCCAGAAGCCACAGCAGGACCCAAAGCCTCAGCCGCTCCAGGACCCCTAGCAGGACCCGAAGTCACAGCCGCTCTAGAACCCCCAGAAGGTCAAGAAGTCACAGTCGCAAGAGGGCACAGAGCCAGGAGAGAAGTCACAGCTCCAAGAGAAATCGCAGTAGGGCAAGAAGTCGTACCCGGAGGGGCACGCCCACCCAGATGGGGCAAAGCCAGTCGAGCAACCACAGCCAGGAGAGAAGTCACAGCCCACGGAAACCTCAaagggaaagaagccaggtgtggtctAGGACCTCTAGCGAGGAAAAAAGCCACAGCGGGTCCAGAAGTACCAAGGAGAGAGATCACAGCCGCTCAAGAGCCACCAAGAAGGGTCACAGGAAGTCAAGAGTGTCCAGTTCTGAGAGCGGGAGCAGCCGCTCTAGAAGCCCCAGCACAGACGTGGCCCACAGCCCGTCTCTAACTCCCATCAAGAAGAGAGCCCGGAGCAGATCCAGAATCTCCAACCAGGAGAACCAGAACAGCCACTCTAGAACCCACAGCCACTCTAGAACCTCCAGCAAGGACAGAGAACCCACCCAAGACGCAACCCCAAAGAGCCTCCATGGGGAGGCGTCTCCCACCAGGACCAAGACTTCTGGTCCGAAAAAAGCTGGTGACAAGGCCAGCGGCCATTCCCCGACACAGCTCCCCAAGGAGACCCAACCCAAGGAGGCCAGTCTTGTCAACACTGCTACTTCTAAGGCCACCTCACCTGGGGAAAggtcttcatcttcttcctccaagCTGGCGTAG